One genomic window of Diospyros lotus cultivar Yz01 chromosome 8, ASM1463336v1, whole genome shotgun sequence includes the following:
- the LOC127808676 gene encoding dof zinc finger protein DOF1.4 — protein sequence MLGNCEKMVLISSTAKEWPQNRIDDQKGMMASTARAMEKPSQEQKQQEALKCPRCDSSNTKFCYYNNYSLSQPRHFCKACKRYWTRGGTLRNVPVGGGCRKNKKVKRPAASAIDPPSSSSAPSATSNPTIQPQIDLSSSSNHVNPLFYGLPTNPSELSLPYPRFNARISSVDAVSGFDVQPQLNALGLGFSSGLMANDVSNTDYQNGFNPNKRIQDCVTSNSLLSSYSIFGSSTSPSMASLLASSLQKQKFISNGLKDLREASNFQGLIPYEDLQMPGNGEAGTGGVLKEAKMEEGQNKLGWNFSSQNQMDQQICPSDPSIYWNSTSAGAWLDPANMGPSVPSLI from the exons ATGCTGGGAAACTGTGAGAAGATGGTTCTCATCTCTTCAACTGCCAAGGAGTGGCCACAG AATCGGATAGATGATCAGAAGGGGATGATGGCCTCAACAGCTAGGGCAATGGAGAAACCAAGCCAGGAGCAAAAGCAGCAAGAAGCCCTGAAGTGCCCTCGCTGTGATTCATCAAACACAAAGTTCTGTTACTACAACAACTACAGTTTATCTCAGCCCAGGCATTTCTGCAAAGCCTGTAAGCGTTACTGGACCAGAGGTGGAACCCTAAGAAACGTTCCGGTGGGTGGAGGATGCAGGAAGAACAAGAAAGTGAAGAGACCAGCAGCGTCAGCCATCGATCCACCTTCATCTTCATCGGCTCCATCTGCAACTTCAAACCCTACTATACAACCCCAGATCGACTTGTCTTCGTCCTCAAACCACGTGAATCCTTTGTTTTATGGCTTACCCACAAACCCTTCTGAGCTCTCCCTTCCATACCCCAGGTTTAATGCTAGGATTTCAAGTGTTGATGCTGTTTCTGGTTTTGATGTTCAGCCTCAGTTGAATGCTCTTGGACTAGGGTTTTCTTCTGGTCTCATGGCTAATGATGTTTCCAACACTGATTACCAGAATGGGTTTAATCCAAACAAGCGAATCCAGGACTGTGTAACCTCAAATTCACTTCTTTCCAGTTATTCCATCTTTGGATCTTCAACTTCTCCATCAATGGCTTCTTTATTAGCTTCAAGCCTTCAGAAACAGAAGTTTATCTCCAATGGTTTGAAGGATCTCAGAGAAGCTAGTAATTTTCAGGGATTAATTCCTTATGAAGACCTGCAAATGCCTGGAAATGGAGAAGCAGGTACTGGTGGGGTTTTGAAGGAGGCGAAAATGGAGGAAGGCCAAAACAAGTTAGGGTGGAATTTCTCTTCCCAGAACCAGATGGATCAGCAGATCTGCCCTTCTGATCCTTCTATTTATTGGAATTCAACAAGTGCTGGTGCTTGGCTTGATCCTGCAAATATGGGGCCTTCTGTCCCTTCTCTGATCTAG